The sequence below is a genomic window from Halolamina litorea.
AAGTACCGCAACACCTCGGGTTCGAGCAGTTCGAGCACCTCGGGGACGGTGACGACGTTCCCCGAAGAGGAGGAGAGCGGCTCGCCGTTGAGCGTGAACCACTCGTAGGTCATCGGGACCGGCGGCTCGATGCCGAGGACGTTCCGGGCGATGTCCTCGCCGGAGGGCCACGAGCCCTCGGCGTGGTCCTTGCCGAACGGCTCGAAGTCGACGCCGAGCAGGTCCCACTGGGCGGGCCACTCGAAGCGCCACGAGAGTTTGCCGTCGCGGAACGTCGCCTCGCCGTGATGGCCACAGCCCTCGATCTCGCGGTCGCCGGCGGTGATCCCCGTGCAGTCGTACTCGACGAGTCCGGCGTCGAGGTCCGATACAGTCACGTCGGTGGTGACGATGCCACACTCCGCACAAACCACACGGAACGGCGAGTACGTCTCGTCCACGGAGTCCTGATACTCCGCCAGCACCTCGCGGGCGGCGTCGACGTTCTCGAGGATCGTCCGGATCTGGGGCTCGAACTCGCCGCTCTCGTACATCTCGGTGTTCGAGAGCACCTCGACGGGCACGTCGACCATCTCGGCGGCGCGGGCGAGCAGGTCCGCGAAGTGTTCGCCGTAGGAGTCGTGGCAGTCGCCGAACGGGTCCGGGATGTCGGTGTAGGGCTTGCCGAGGTTCTTCCCGAGCGCGCCGGCGTCAACGTCCCCCAACTCCACGACGTTCCAGTCGGCGTCGGCGAGCCGTCGGGGAAGCTTCCGCAGCGGGTCGCGGTCGTCGGAGGTGAACACCTGCCGGACCTCGTGGCCCCGCTCGCGGAGCACCTCGCCGACGAAGTAGCCCCGGATGATCTCGTTGAAGTGGCCGAGGTGGGGGATGCCCGAGGGCGAGACGCCGCCCTTGATGACGATCGGTTCCCCGGGGTCGCGGGCCTCGATCTCGTCGGCGACGGCGTCAGCCCAGAAGGCGTGGAACTGGCTGCCGTCGGGGGCTTCGTCGCGCTGGCTCCCGGCGGCGGGCGTCGACGTATCGCCGGCCGCCGACGCCTCCGCGGGTTCGGACTCGCTACTCATGCTGGC
It includes:
- the lysS gene encoding lysine--tRNA ligase, encoding MSSESEPAEASAAGDTSTPAAGSQRDEAPDGSQFHAFWADAVADEIEARDPGEPIVIKGGVSPSGIPHLGHFNEIIRGYFVGEVLRERGHEVRQVFTSDDRDPLRKLPRRLADADWNVVELGDVDAGALGKNLGKPYTDIPDPFGDCHDSYGEHFADLLARAAEMVDVPVEVLSNTEMYESGEFEPQIRTILENVDAAREVLAEYQDSVDETYSPFRVVCAECGIVTTDVTVSDLDAGLVEYDCTGITAGDREIEGCGHHGEATFRDGKLSWRFEWPAQWDLLGVDFEPFGKDHAEGSWPSGEDIARNVLGIEPPVPMTYEWFTLNGEPLSSSSGNVVTVPEVLELLEPEVLRYFFALDPNKARDFDVSRLDQLVDDFDRFERAYFGEVDDEELTRFAERAYPFVMGEVPDDPIRLPYTFAAVLGMVEERDLRVQMARNEGHIPEDADEATIEAALARVERARAWAERCDNAYNYRLQTDLPDVDLTDAEAAALEDLADVVAGGADGEEIQGAIYELAEDHDLGTGDLFAAGYKLFFDKTQGPRLGEFLGELDQSFVVERLRREA